From a single Nicotiana tabacum cultivar K326 chromosome 8, ASM71507v2, whole genome shotgun sequence genomic region:
- the LOC142163083 gene encoding secreted RxLR effector protein 161-like: protein MKNCSPIAAPIIKGDKFSLNQCPQNALEKEQMKDIPYSSLVGSLMYAQVCTRPDIAFAVGMLGRYQSNPGLDHWKAGKGVLRYLQGTKDFKLTYKCSDSLEVIGYSDSDLGGCKDTGKSTSGYIFLLAGGVVSWRSVKQTIVATSTMEAEFIAYYEATSQALWLKHFIFGLRIVNSISRPLRIFCDNSAAVFLSKNNKSEYLMVRDYVKKQDVNFEHVSTTLMIADPMTKGLPTNIFKDHVTHMGLSSST from the coding sequence ATGAAGAACTGTTCACCTATAGCAGCACCCATAATTAAAGGTGACAAATTCTCACTGAATCAATGTCCACAAAATGCATTggaaaaagagcaaatgaaaGACATTCCCTATTCTTCACTTGTTGGGAGCCTTATGTATGCACAGGtctgtactagacctgatattgcttttGCGGTAGGAATGCTTGGCAGATATCAAAGTAACCCTGGCCTTGACCATTGGAAAGCTGGTAAAGGGGTCTTGAGATATTTGCAAGGAACCAAGGATTTTAAGCTCACATACAAATGCTCTGACTCATTGGAGGTGATTGGATATTCAGACTCTGATCTGGGTGGATGCAAGGACACTGGTAAATCTACTTCAGGATACATTTTCCTTCTAGCTGGAGGTGTTGTGTCTTGGAGAAGTGTCAAGCAGACCATTGTTGCAACATCCACAATGGAAGCTGAATTTATAGCATACTATGAAGCTACATCACAGGCGTTATGGTTGAAACACTTTATTTTCGGCCTTAGGATTGTCAATTCTATTTCAAGGCCATTGAGAATTTTTTGTGACAATTCAGCTGCGGTTTTCCTTTCTAAGAATAATAAAAGTGAGTACTTAATGGTTAGAGACTATGTGAAGAAGCAAGATGTGAATTTTGAGCATGTTAGTACTACTTTGATGATTGCTGATCCTATGACTAAGGGTCTGCCGACTAATATTTTCAAGGATCATGTAACCCATATGGGGCTTAGTAGCTCAACTTAG